From Streptomyces sp. NBC_01754, a single genomic window includes:
- a CDS encoding xanthine dehydrogenase family protein molybdopterin-binding subunit: protein MAQHPRAASVPAGTPTKITQGSKTPGGIGESTLRPDGTLKVTGEFAYSSDMWHEDMLWGHTLRSTVAHAGISSIDTGEALATPGVYAVLTYDDLPAPMKNYGLEIQDTPALAHGKVRHHGEPVALVAADHPETARRAAAKIRIEYAELPVITDEASATAPDAVLVHEGRTDHHIGHVPHPNIVHRQPIVRGDADAAAARADVIVSGDYVFGMQDQAFLGPESGLAVPSEDGGVELYVATQWLHSDLRQIAPVLGLPEDKVRMTLSGVGGAFGGREDLSMQIHACLLALRTGKPVKMVYNRFESFFGHVHRHPAKLHYEHGATKDGKLTHMKCRIVLDGGAYASASPAVVGNASSLAVGPYVVEDVDIEAIALYSNNPPCGAMRGFGAVQACFAYEAQMDKLAAALDMDPVELRQLNAMEQGTLLPTGQRVDSPAPVAELLRRVKARPLPPEQQWLSADAEGSSVDVRALPGGLSNTTHGEGVVRGVGYAVGLKNVGFSEGFDDYSTARVRMEVINGEPVATVHTAMAEVGQGGVTVHAQIARTELGVSQVTIHPADTRVGSAGSTSASRQTYVTGGAVKHSCEAVRERILEIGRRKLGTYHPAWATAELLLEGGKVVTDGGEALASVAEVLQDEAVDVELEWRHRPTEAFDLRTGQGNGHVQYSFAAHRAVVEVDTELGLVKVIELACAQDVGKALNPLSVQGQIQGGTTQGLGVAVMEEILVDPKTAKVRNPSFTDYLIPTILDTPTIPVDVLELADDHAPYGLRGIGEAPTLSSTPAVLAAIRDATGLELNRTPVRPEHITGS, encoded by the coding sequence ATGGCGCAGCACCCACGAGCCGCGTCCGTACCGGCCGGCACCCCCACCAAGATCACCCAGGGCTCGAAGACCCCGGGCGGCATCGGCGAGTCCACCCTGCGCCCCGACGGCACCCTCAAGGTCACCGGGGAGTTCGCCTACTCCTCGGACATGTGGCACGAGGACATGCTGTGGGGCCACACACTCCGCTCCACCGTCGCGCACGCCGGGATCAGCTCGATCGACACCGGCGAGGCACTGGCCACCCCCGGCGTGTACGCCGTCCTGACCTACGACGACCTGCCCGCCCCGATGAAGAACTACGGGTTGGAGATCCAGGACACCCCCGCCCTCGCCCACGGCAAGGTCCGCCACCACGGCGAACCGGTGGCGCTCGTCGCCGCCGACCACCCCGAGACGGCCCGCCGCGCCGCCGCCAAGATCCGTATCGAGTACGCCGAACTGCCGGTGATCACCGACGAGGCGTCCGCCACCGCCCCCGACGCGGTCCTGGTCCACGAGGGCCGCACCGACCACCACATCGGGCACGTCCCGCACCCCAACATCGTCCACCGCCAGCCCATCGTCCGGGGTGACGCCGACGCGGCCGCCGCGCGGGCCGACGTGATCGTCAGCGGCGACTACGTCTTCGGGATGCAGGACCAGGCCTTCCTCGGCCCCGAGTCGGGCCTGGCCGTACCGTCCGAGGACGGCGGGGTCGAGCTGTACGTCGCGACCCAGTGGCTCCACTCCGACCTGCGGCAGATCGCCCCCGTCCTGGGGCTGCCCGAGGACAAGGTCCGGATGACGCTCTCCGGCGTCGGCGGAGCCTTCGGGGGCCGCGAGGACCTGTCGATGCAGATCCACGCCTGTCTGCTGGCGCTGCGTACCGGCAAGCCCGTCAAGATGGTCTACAACCGCTTCGAGTCCTTCTTCGGCCACGTCCACCGCCACCCGGCGAAGCTGCACTACGAGCACGGCGCCACCAAGGACGGCAAGCTCACCCACATGAAGTGCCGGATCGTGCTGGACGGCGGGGCCTACGCCTCCGCCTCACCGGCCGTGGTCGGCAACGCCTCCTCGCTCGCCGTGGGACCCTACGTCGTCGAGGACGTCGACATCGAGGCGATCGCCCTCTACTCCAACAACCCGCCCTGCGGCGCCATGCGCGGCTTCGGCGCGGTCCAGGCGTGCTTCGCCTACGAGGCGCAGATGGACAAGCTCGCCGCCGCCCTGGACATGGACCCGGTCGAACTCCGGCAGCTCAACGCCATGGAACAGGGCACCCTGCTCCCCACCGGCCAGCGTGTCGACTCGCCGGCGCCGGTCGCCGAACTCCTGCGCCGCGTGAAGGCCCGGCCGCTGCCGCCCGAGCAGCAGTGGCTCTCGGCCGACGCGGAGGGCAGCTCCGTCGACGTACGCGCCCTGCCCGGCGGGCTCTCCAACACCACGCACGGCGAGGGCGTCGTGCGGGGGGTCGGCTACGCGGTCGGACTGAAGAACGTCGGGTTCTCCGAGGGCTTCGACGACTACTCCACCGCCCGGGTGCGCATGGAGGTCATCAACGGCGAACCCGTCGCCACCGTGCACACCGCGATGGCCGAGGTCGGGCAGGGCGGTGTCACCGTCCACGCCCAGATCGCCCGTACCGAACTCGGGGTCAGCCAGGTCACCATCCACCCGGCGGACACCCGGGTCGGCTCGGCCGGATCCACCTCCGCCTCCCGGCAGACGTACGTCACCGGCGGCGCCGTGAAGCACTCCTGCGAGGCCGTCCGCGAGCGGATCCTGGAGATCGGCCGCCGCAAGCTCGGCACCTACCACCCGGCCTGGGCGACCGCCGAACTCCTCCTGGAGGGCGGCAAGGTGGTCACCGACGGGGGCGAGGCGCTCGCCTCCGTCGCCGAGGTCCTTCAGGACGAGGCGGTCGACGTCGAGCTGGAGTGGCGCCACCGGCCCACCGAAGCCTTCGACCTGCGCACCGGGCAGGGCAACGGCCACGTCCAGTACTCCTTCGCCGCACACCGCGCGGTGGTGGAGGTCGACACCGAACTCGGCCTGGTCAAGGTCATCGAGCTGGCGTGCGCCCAGGACGTCGGCAAGGCCCTCAACCCGCTGTCCGTCCAGGGCCAGATCCAGGGCGGCACCACGCAGGGACTGGGGGTCGCCGTCATGGAGGAGATCCTCGTCGACCCGAAGACCGCGAAGGTGCGCAACCCCTCCTTCACGGACTACCTGATCCCCACGATCCTCGACACGCCGACCATCCCGGTCGACGTGCTCGAACTCGCCGACGACCACGCCCCGTACGGGCTGCGCGGCATCGGCGAGGCCCCGACCCTGTCGTCCACCCCGGCCGTCCTCGCGGCGATCCGGGACGCGACCGGGCTGGAGCTGAACCGGACACCGGTGCGCCCCGAGCACATCACCGGTTCCTGA
- a CDS encoding GntR family transcriptional regulator — MEQADAREGVRPSAPYASGGSPPQVRGRALMIARVPEQARGEHTHGEPPAPRAVRRHSVRGQILEALRAALAGGELAPGQVYSAPALAARFGVSATPVREAMQQLAVEGAVEVVPNRGFRVSERGPRELAQLAEVRALIEVPVILRLARTVPAGRWNPLRPLAEATVVAAATGDPASYAESDRAFHRAVLALSGNEQLVEVAGDLHRRSQWPLVSGPGPTCRRADLSADASEHIALLDAFIARDPDAVRRVVRAHFQDASG, encoded by the coding sequence GTGGAGCAGGCAGACGCGCGTGAGGGCGTTCGGCCGTCGGCGCCGTACGCCTCCGGGGGATCCCCGCCGCAGGTCCGGGGGCGGGCCCTGATGATCGCCCGGGTGCCCGAACAGGCACGCGGGGAGCACACCCACGGCGAGCCGCCCGCGCCCCGGGCGGTGCGGCGGCATTCCGTGCGCGGCCAGATCCTGGAGGCGTTGCGGGCCGCTCTGGCCGGCGGCGAACTGGCCCCTGGGCAGGTCTACTCCGCCCCTGCGCTCGCGGCCCGCTTCGGTGTCTCCGCCACACCGGTCCGCGAGGCGATGCAGCAACTGGCGGTCGAGGGCGCGGTCGAGGTCGTACCGAACCGGGGCTTCCGGGTCAGCGAACGCGGCCCGCGCGAACTGGCCCAGCTCGCCGAGGTGCGCGCGCTGATCGAGGTCCCGGTGATCCTGCGGCTGGCCCGTACGGTCCCGGCCGGGCGCTGGAACCCCCTGCGCCCACTGGCCGAGGCGACGGTCGTGGCGGCCGCGACCGGGGACCCGGCGAGCTACGCGGAGTCCGACCGGGCCTTTCACCGGGCCGTCCTGGCCCTTTCCGGGAACGAGCAGCTGGTGGAGGTCGCGGGCGACCTCCACCGCCGGTCCCAGTGGCCCCTGGTCAGCGGTCCCGGTCCCACCTGCCGCCGGGCGGACCTGTCGGCCGACGCGTCCGAACACATCGCGCTCCTGGACGCGTTCATCGCCCGGGACCCGGACGCGGTGCGTCGCGTGGTGCGCGCGCACTTCCAGGACGCGTCGGGCTGA
- a CDS encoding FAD binding domain-containing protein gives MDFLRPASWEEALAAKAAHPTAVPIAGGTDVMVEINFDHRRPEYLLDLNRVGELSAWEVGQDTVRLGASVPYSAIMENLRAELPGLALASHTVASPQIRNRGGVGGNLGTASPAGDAHPALLAAGAEVEAVSVRGTRMIPVDAFFTGVKRNALAEDELIRAVHVKKADGPQQFSKVGTRNAMVIAVCAFGIALHPLTRTVRTGIGSAAPTPIRAKEAEEFLNAALEEGGFWENGRIITPSVAKQFAQLASGACSPIDDVRGTAAYRRHAVGVMARRTLGWTWEQYRGTRRTLEGAA, from the coding sequence ATGGACTTCCTTCGCCCCGCCAGCTGGGAGGAGGCGCTCGCCGCCAAGGCCGCGCACCCGACGGCTGTGCCCATCGCGGGTGGCACCGATGTGATGGTCGAGATCAACTTCGACCACCGGCGGCCCGAGTACCTGCTGGACCTGAACCGCGTCGGCGAGCTGTCCGCGTGGGAGGTGGGCCAGGACACCGTACGCCTGGGGGCCTCCGTACCGTACAGCGCGATCATGGAGAACCTGCGGGCCGAGCTGCCCGGGCTGGCGCTCGCCTCGCACACCGTCGCCTCGCCGCAGATCCGCAACCGCGGCGGCGTCGGCGGCAACCTGGGCACCGCCTCGCCCGCCGGGGACGCCCACCCGGCGCTGCTCGCGGCCGGCGCCGAGGTCGAGGCCGTCTCGGTGCGCGGCACCCGGATGATCCCCGTCGACGCCTTCTTCACCGGCGTCAAGCGCAACGCCCTCGCCGAGGACGAGCTGATCCGGGCCGTCCACGTCAAGAAGGCCGACGGCCCCCAGCAGTTCTCCAAGGTCGGCACCCGCAACGCCATGGTCATCGCCGTCTGCGCCTTCGGCATCGCGCTGCACCCTCTCACTCGCACCGTACGCACCGGCATCGGCTCCGCCGCCCCGACCCCGATCCGGGCCAAGGAGGCCGAGGAGTTCCTGAACGCCGCGCTGGAGGAGGGCGGGTTCTGGGAGAACGGCCGGATCATCACCCCGTCGGTGGCCAAGCAGTTCGCCCAGCTGGCCTCCGGGGCGTGCAGCCCCATCGACGACGTCCGGGGCACCGCCGCCTACCGCAGGCACGCCGTCGGCGTCATGGCCCGCCGCACGCTGGGCTGGACCTGGGAGCAGTACCGCGGCACGCGCCGCACCCTCGAAGGAGCTGCCTGA
- a CDS encoding (2Fe-2S)-binding protein, whose translation MRVNFTVNGRPQEADDVWEGESLLYVLRERMGLPGSKNACEQGECGSCTVRLDGVPVCSCLVAAGQAEGREVVTVEGLADYARHREDAHPGTGCAAGTCGTSLDAAQRWQARPTDARSAEAAALSPIQQAFIDAGAVQCGFCTPGLLVAADELLEACPSPSDQDIREALSGNLCRCTGYEKILDAVRLAAARQEETVR comes from the coding sequence ATGCGCGTCAACTTCACGGTCAACGGCCGCCCGCAGGAGGCCGACGACGTCTGGGAGGGCGAGTCCCTCCTCTACGTCCTGCGCGAGCGGATGGGCCTGCCGGGCTCCAAGAACGCCTGCGAGCAGGGCGAATGCGGTTCCTGCACGGTCCGCCTGGACGGGGTGCCGGTCTGTTCCTGCCTGGTCGCCGCCGGCCAGGCCGAGGGCCGCGAGGTCGTCACGGTCGAGGGCCTCGCCGACTACGCCCGGCACCGCGAGGACGCCCACCCCGGTACCGGCTGCGCCGCCGGGACCTGCGGCACCTCCCTCGACGCCGCCCAGCGGTGGCAGGCCAGGCCCACCGACGCGCGGAGCGCGGAGGCGGCCGCGCTCTCCCCGATCCAGCAGGCGTTCATCGACGCGGGCGCGGTGCAGTGCGGTTTCTGCACCCCCGGGCTGCTGGTCGCCGCCGACGAACTGCTGGAGGCGTGCCCCTCCCCGTCCGACCAGGACATCCGCGAGGCGCTCTCCGGCAACCTCTGCCGCTGCACCGGCTACGAGAAGATCCTCGACGCGGTCCGCCTCGCGGCGGCCCGCCAGGAAGAGACGGTCCGATGA
- a CDS encoding PucR family transcriptional regulator ligand-binding domain-containing protein, with protein MRLRALLDTDALGLRLLGGEDELDRAVQGVMTTDLRDPSRYLSGGELVLTGMAWRRDASDSEPFVRILAGAGVTGLAAGEAEVGQVPDDLVEACRQHRLPLLAVHETVAFATITEYVVRQVSGERAGDLAAVVDRHRRLMTAGPAGGGPEVVLDLLTSDLDLRAWVLSPTGRQIAGAGDPLAPSVGTALAAQHLAATRTGRRGPHPASAAGTTYSLFPVQSGRGAVPGAARDIRESVLSDWLLAVEADAGDWPPARLDLLQGVTQLIAVERDRRDAARTVRRRLGQEVLELVQAGAAPAEISARLRVAAPVLLPGAGAAPHWQVVVARVEWASGGTEAEGGRAAQALLEEILADPAVAGPGSADRIAVGHTGGEAVALVPISAAGAAAQTGSTPGATAAGTASRPEAAGAAAHTAPPAAHAVSPAAPDGDGSGAAGPRTGGPQGTELHADALLAAVREPLAAGLAGDGRLTLGVSAAVHSAEGLRGALEEARHARRVAAARPGPVCAAGHHELASHVLLLPFVPDDVRRAFTARLLDPLRDYDRRHRAELIETLEAFLDCDGSWTRCASRLHLHVNTLRYRVGRIEQLTGRDLSRLEDKLDFFLALRMS; from the coding sequence ATGCGGCTGCGCGCCCTGCTGGACACCGATGCGCTGGGCCTTCGGCTGCTCGGCGGCGAGGACGAACTGGACCGTGCGGTCCAGGGCGTCATGACGACCGACCTGCGTGACCCCAGCCGCTATCTCTCCGGTGGCGAGCTGGTGCTCACCGGGATGGCGTGGCGCCGGGACGCCTCGGACTCCGAGCCGTTCGTCCGGATCCTGGCGGGCGCCGGGGTGACCGGACTCGCGGCGGGCGAGGCAGAGGTGGGCCAGGTGCCCGACGACCTGGTCGAGGCCTGTCGGCAGCACCGGCTGCCGCTCCTGGCCGTGCACGAGACGGTCGCGTTCGCCACGATCACCGAGTACGTGGTGCGTCAGGTCTCCGGTGAGCGGGCCGGTGACCTCGCCGCGGTCGTGGACCGGCACCGCCGGCTGATGACGGCGGGCCCGGCGGGCGGCGGCCCGGAGGTGGTCCTGGACCTGCTCACCTCCGACCTGGACCTGCGGGCCTGGGTCCTGTCCCCCACCGGGCGGCAGATCGCCGGCGCGGGTGATCCCCTGGCGCCCTCCGTCGGCACGGCTCTGGCCGCCCAGCACCTCGCGGCGACCCGCACCGGGCGCCGGGGCCCCCATCCGGCGTCGGCGGCCGGCACGACGTACTCGCTCTTCCCGGTGCAGAGCGGTCGGGGCGCCGTCCCCGGGGCGGCCCGGGACATACGTGAGTCGGTGCTCTCCGACTGGCTGCTGGCCGTGGAGGCCGACGCGGGCGACTGGCCGCCGGCCCGGCTCGACCTGCTCCAAGGCGTCACCCAGCTGATCGCGGTGGAGCGCGACCGCCGCGACGCCGCCCGCACGGTACGCCGCAGGCTCGGCCAGGAGGTCCTGGAGCTGGTCCAGGCGGGCGCCGCCCCGGCCGAGATCTCGGCCCGGCTGCGGGTGGCCGCTCCGGTCCTGCTGCCGGGGGCCGGTGCGGCACCGCACTGGCAGGTCGTGGTGGCCCGGGTCGAATGGGCCTCCGGAGGTACGGAGGCCGAGGGCGGCCGGGCCGCGCAGGCGCTGCTGGAGGAGATCCTGGCCGACCCCGCCGTGGCGGGGCCCGGCTCCGCGGACCGGATCGCCGTCGGCCACACGGGCGGCGAGGCCGTCGCCCTCGTCCCGATCTCCGCCGCCGGCGCTGCCGCGCAGACGGGGTCCACGCCGGGTGCCACCGCGGCCGGCACCGCGTCGCGGCCCGAGGCGGCCGGCGCGGCCGCCCACACCGCTCCTCCGGCCGCCCACGCCGTTTCCCCGGCCGCTCCGGACGGCGACGGCTCCGGGGCCGCCGGACCCCGGACCGGCGGGCCGCAGGGCACCGAGCTGCACGCCGACGCCCTCCTCGCCGCCGTCCGGGAACCGCTCGCCGCCGGGCTCGCGGGCGACGGCCGGCTGACACTGGGTGTCAGCGCCGCCGTCCACTCCGCCGAGGGGCTGCGCGGCGCCCTCGAGGAGGCCCGGCACGCACGCCGGGTCGCGGCCGCCCGCCCGGGTCCGGTCTGCGCCGCCGGCCACCACGAACTCGCCTCACACGTCCTGCTGCTGCCGTTCGTACCGGACGACGTACGCCGCGCCTTCACCGCCCGGCTCCTGGACCCGCTCCGCGACTACGACCGGCGCCACCGGGCCGAACTGATCGAGACGCTCGAGGCGTTCCTCGACTGTGACGGCTCGTGGACCCGCTGCGCGTCCCGGCTGCACCTGCACGTCAACACGCTGCGCTACCGGGTCGGGCGTATCGAGCAGTTGACGGGACGCGATCTTTCCCGTCTCGAGGACAAGCTCGACTTCTTCCTCGCCCTGCGTATGAGCTGA
- a CDS encoding (2Fe-2S)-binding protein, translated as MAVPALLATRAPSPVAPAYARLTEVFAGLRAEVLADGTAPPSGDGWVGAAELAAGGEALDTFLAFDEAQVLRDYGTRARPDVVASFGLHRYAWPACLLVTLPWFLDRRVPRIPVEGVSFHRALGRLTVRVPEFSCLPDDPAAGLPGARVVADEAALRSEVLAAVAEHIEPVLDGFRPRMRRGKRALWGMATDEVVEGLWYIAHLLGAERRAMTELELLLPGTTRPYVGTAGFRELTGPDGESLPTRDRASCCLFYTLRPEDTCVTCPRTCDAERVRKLTPAP; from the coding sequence ATGGCCGTCCCCGCACTGCTCGCCACCCGCGCCCCGTCCCCCGTGGCGCCGGCGTACGCGCGCCTGACCGAGGTGTTCGCCGGACTGCGCGCCGAGGTGCTCGCCGACGGCACGGCACCGCCCTCCGGCGACGGCTGGGTCGGCGCGGCGGAGCTCGCGGCGGGCGGCGAGGCCCTGGACACCTTCCTGGCCTTCGACGAGGCCCAGGTGCTCCGGGACTACGGCACGCGGGCCCGCCCCGACGTGGTGGCCAGCTTCGGGCTGCACCGTTACGCCTGGCCCGCCTGCCTGCTGGTGACGCTGCCGTGGTTCCTGGACCGCCGGGTGCCGCGGATCCCCGTGGAGGGCGTGTCGTTCCACCGGGCGCTGGGCCGTTTGACCGTGCGGGTGCCCGAGTTCTCCTGTCTGCCGGACGACCCGGCCGCGGGACTGCCCGGTGCCCGGGTGGTCGCCGACGAGGCGGCGCTGCGGTCGGAGGTCCTCGCCGCCGTCGCGGAGCACATCGAGCCGGTGCTCGACGGCTTCCGGCCGCGTATGCGCCGAGGCAAGCGGGCGCTGTGGGGCATGGCGACGGACGAGGTCGTCGAAGGCCTCTGGTACATCGCCCATCTGCTCGGCGCGGAGAGGCGTGCGATGACCGAGCTGGAGCTGCTGCTTCCCGGCACCACCCGGCCCTACGTGGGCACCGCTGGTTTCCGTGAGCTGACCGGGCCGGACGGGGAGTCGCTCCCCACCCGGGACCGGGCGAGCTGCTGTCTCTTCTACACGCTGCGGCCCGAGGACACCTGTGTGACCTGTCCGCGAACCTGCGACGCCGAGCGTGTCCGGAAGCTGACGCCTGCCCCCTGA
- a CDS encoding ATP-binding protein yields the protein MTLHRRLGHADLPAVGEVRGALREFLRHRSGPEETDTAELLLSELVTNALIHTRNGAAVTVTSAPGRLRVEVRDFVTRQAPAPYVPNADDGTHGRGLLLVRSLADSWGVTAQALGKVVWFELTGEKP from the coding sequence GTGACACTGCACCGAAGACTCGGGCACGCCGATCTGCCGGCCGTGGGGGAGGTGCGTGGCGCGCTGCGGGAGTTCCTGCGGCACCGCTCGGGCCCCGAGGAGACCGACACCGCCGAGCTGCTGCTGAGCGAACTGGTGACGAACGCGCTGATCCACACCCGCAACGGTGCTGCGGTCACGGTGACTTCGGCACCCGGACGGCTGCGCGTGGAGGTGCGCGACTTCGTGACGAGGCAGGCGCCCGCACCGTACGTACCGAACGCCGACGACGGTACGCACGGCCGGGGACTGCTCCTCGTGCGGAGCCTGGCGGACTCCTGGGGAGTCACGGCGCAGGCGCTGGGCAAGGTGGTGTGGTTCGAGCTGACGGGTGAGAAGCCCTGA
- a CDS encoding NCS2 family permease, whose protein sequence is MTQQSVEPRTSAEDAGPGSRVPAGRSWLDRYFHISDRGSTVAREVRGGVTTFMAMAYILLLNPLVLGGEDVNGHLLGQSGLITATALAAAVTTLLMGFVGKVPLALAAGLSVSGVLASQVAPAMSWQQAMGMCVVYGVVICLLVVTGLRELIMNAIPLALKHGITIGIGLFIALIGLYKAGFVHQGEATPLSLGPGGELAGWPVLIFAVTLLLIFMLQARNVPGAILIGIVTGTLVAITLNAVVDIDPKSWSSGPPELSGGAVSSPDFSLFGDVEFGGWGDVGVLTVGMIVFTLVLAGFFDAMATIIGVGTEAKLADDQGRMPGLSKALFVDGAGGAIGGVTGGSGQTVFVESATGVGEGARTGLASVVTGLFFAACLFFTPLTAIVPAEVASAALVVIGAMMMQNARHVDWSDRSVAVPVFLTVVLMPFTYTITTGVAAGVISYTAIKLAQGRARDVGAFMWVLTFVFLVYFALHPIESWLGVS, encoded by the coding sequence ATGACCCAGCAGTCAGTGGAACCCAGGACGAGCGCGGAGGACGCGGGCCCCGGCTCGCGCGTCCCCGCGGGACGGTCCTGGCTCGACCGGTACTTCCACATATCCGACAGAGGATCGACCGTCGCGCGCGAGGTGCGCGGCGGCGTCACGACCTTCATGGCCATGGCGTACATCCTCCTGCTCAACCCGCTCGTCCTGGGCGGCGAGGACGTGAACGGCCATCTGCTCGGCCAGTCCGGGCTGATCACCGCCACCGCGCTGGCGGCGGCGGTCACCACCCTGCTGATGGGCTTCGTCGGCAAGGTGCCCCTGGCGCTCGCCGCCGGGCTGAGTGTCTCCGGGGTGCTCGCCTCGCAGGTCGCCCCGGCCATGTCCTGGCAGCAGGCGATGGGCATGTGCGTGGTCTACGGCGTGGTGATCTGCCTCCTGGTCGTCACCGGCCTGCGCGAGCTGATCATGAACGCGATCCCGCTCGCGCTGAAGCACGGCATCACCATCGGCATCGGCCTGTTCATCGCGCTCATCGGCCTCTACAAGGCCGGCTTCGTCCACCAGGGCGAGGCGACCCCGCTCTCCCTGGGCCCCGGCGGGGAACTGGCCGGCTGGCCCGTCCTGATCTTCGCCGTGACCCTGCTGCTGATCTTCATGCTCCAGGCGCGGAACGTCCCCGGCGCGATCCTGATCGGCATCGTCACCGGGACCCTGGTCGCGATCACCCTCAACGCCGTCGTCGACATCGACCCGAAGTCCTGGAGCAGCGGCCCGCCCGAACTGAGCGGCGGCGCGGTCTCCTCACCGGACTTCTCGCTCTTCGGGGACGTCGAGTTCGGCGGTTGGGGCGATGTCGGTGTGCTGACGGTCGGCATGATCGTCTTCACCCTGGTACTGGCCGGCTTCTTCGACGCGATGGCCACCATCATCGGCGTCGGTACGGAGGCGAAGCTCGCCGACGACCAGGGCCGGATGCCGGGCCTGTCGAAGGCGCTGTTCGTCGACGGCGCCGGTGGCGCGATCGGCGGTGTCACCGGAGGCTCCGGCCAGACCGTCTTCGTGGAGTCGGCCACCGGCGTCGGCGAGGGCGCCCGCACCGGGCTCGCCTCCGTCGTCACCGGGCTCTTCTTCGCGGCCTGCCTCTTCTTCACCCCGCTCACCGCGATCGTGCCGGCCGAGGTGGCCTCCGCCGCCCTGGTCGTCATCGGCGCCATGATGATGCAGAACGCCCGGCACGTGGACTGGAGCGACCGCTCCGTCGCCGTGCCGGTCTTCCTCACCGTGGTCCTGATGCCGTTCACATACACCATCACCACCGGGGTGGCCGCGGGCGTCATCTCGTACACCGCGATCAAGCTCGCCCAGGGGCGGGCCCGGGACGTCGGTGCCTTCATGTGGGTGCTGACCTTCGTCTTCCTCGTCTACTTCGCCCTGCACCCCATCGAGAGCTGGCTCGGCGTCAGCTGA
- a CDS encoding DUF2637 domain-containing protein, protein MRLTDISLDWLLPGAVLLVGVMAAVTVVARGKRAAEKAAADDSWERSEERRRRKEALYASASYVLLFCCAAVAAALSFHGLVGFGRQNLSLSGGWEYLVPFGLDGAAMFCSVLAVREASHGDAALGSRLLVWTFAGAAAWFNWVHAPRGMDHAGAPHFFAGMSLSAAVLFDRALKQTRRAALREQGLVPRPLPQIRMVRWLRAPRETFGAWSLMLLEGVRTLDEAVDEVREDRRTKEQDRHRRRDQVKLDRARIKALNRQNRAWGRGGRGGHQVDVQAIAPAGGGAPAVSEPAITEQGQLPLRPRPSLQAVNGPPSRSTSAQHPGGDPATVDLTAEDDTQSLPRLDSLEQKLKDLEEQFG, encoded by the coding sequence ATGAGACTGACCGACATATCGCTTGACTGGCTGCTTCCGGGCGCCGTGCTGCTCGTGGGGGTCATGGCGGCGGTGACGGTGGTCGCGCGCGGCAAGCGCGCCGCTGAGAAGGCCGCGGCCGACGACAGCTGGGAACGCAGCGAGGAACGCCGCAGGCGCAAGGAGGCGCTGTACGCCAGCGCCTCCTACGTACTGCTGTTCTGCTGTGCCGCGGTGGCCGCCGCCCTCTCCTTCCACGGGCTCGTCGGCTTCGGCCGGCAAAACCTCAGCCTCTCCGGGGGCTGGGAGTACCTCGTGCCGTTCGGGCTCGACGGTGCCGCCATGTTCTGCTCGGTTCTCGCGGTGCGCGAGGCCAGCCACGGCGACGCCGCTCTGGGGTCCCGGCTGCTGGTGTGGACGTTCGCCGGTGCCGCGGCCTGGTTCAACTGGGTGCACGCCCCGCGCGGGATGGACCACGCGGGTGCTCCGCATTTCTTCGCCGGGATGTCGCTCTCGGCGGCGGTGCTCTTCGACCGCGCGCTGAAGCAGACCCGCCGGGCCGCCCTGCGTGAGCAGGGTTTGGTGCCCCGGCCGCTGCCCCAGATCCGGATGGTGCGGTGGCTGCGGGCACCCAGGGAGACCTTCGGCGCCTGGTCGCTGATGCTCCTGGAAGGTGTGCGCACCCTGGACGAGGCGGTCGACGAGGTGCGCGAGGACCGCCGGACGAAGGAACAGGACCGGCACCGCAGAAGGGACCAGGTGAAGCTGGACCGGGCCCGGATCAAGGCCCTCAACCGGCAGAACCGCGCCTGGGGGCGCGGCGGCCGGGGCGGCCACCAGGTGGACGTCCAGGCCATCGCACCGGCGGGCGGCGGCGCACCGGCCGTCTCGGAGCCTGCCATAACAGAGCAGGGACAGCTGCCCCTGCGCCCCCGGCCGTCCCTGCAAGCCGTGAACGGCCCGCCCTCCAGGAGTACTTCGGCACAGCACCCCGGCGGTGACCCGGCAACCGTCGATCTCACCGCCGAGGACGACACCCAGAGCCTGCCCCGGCTCGACTCGCTCGAGCAGAAACTCAAGGATCTGGAGGAGCAGTTCGGCTGA